A window of Streptomyces sp. SAI-127 contains these coding sequences:
- a CDS encoding fumarate reductase/succinate dehydrogenase flavoprotein subunit, with the protein MSVVDRQEWDVVVVGAGGAGLRAAIEARERGARTAVICKSLFGKAHTVMAEGGIAASMGNANSNDNWQVHFRDTMRGGKFLNQWRMAELHAQEAPDRVWELETWGALFDRTKDGRISQRNFGGHEYPRLAHVGDRTGLELIRTLQQKIVSLQQEDHKETGDYESRLKVYQECTVTRVLKDGSRVSGVFAYDRETGRFFVLEAPAVVIATGGIGKSFKVTSNSWEYTGDGHALALLAGAPLLNMEFVQFHPTGMVWPPSVKGILVTESVRGDGGVLRNSEGKRFMFDYIPDVFKEKYAQSEEEGDRWYEDPDNNRRPPELLPRDEVARAINSEVKAGRGSPHGGVFLDVSTRMPAEVIRRRLPSMYHQFKELADVDITAEPMEVGPTCHYVMGGIAVESDTAAARGVPGLFAAGEVAGGMHGSNRLGGNSLSDLLVFGRRAGWHAAEYATGLAADRPPVDEVQVDAAAAEALRPFSAEGAEPAVGPPENPYTLHQELQQAMNDLVGIIRREGEMEQALEKLGDLRVRARRAGVEGHRQFNPGWHLALDLRNMLLVSECVARAALERTESRGGHTREDHPAMDREWRRINLLCQLTDPTGGLAATDPVRGQIDLTRETTDPIRADLLALFDKEELVKYLAEEELYE; encoded by the coding sequence ATGTCCGTGGTCGACCGGCAGGAATGGGACGTCGTCGTGGTCGGCGCCGGAGGGGCCGGATTGCGTGCCGCCATCGAGGCCCGCGAGCGCGGTGCCCGTACGGCCGTGATCTGCAAGTCGCTGTTCGGCAAGGCGCACACGGTGATGGCCGAGGGCGGCATCGCGGCCAGCATGGGCAACGCCAACTCGAACGACAACTGGCAGGTCCACTTCCGCGACACCATGCGCGGCGGCAAGTTCCTCAACCAGTGGCGGATGGCCGAACTGCACGCCCAGGAGGCCCCGGACCGGGTCTGGGAGCTGGAGACCTGGGGCGCCCTGTTCGACCGTACGAAGGACGGCCGGATCTCGCAGCGCAACTTCGGCGGCCATGAGTACCCACGCCTCGCCCACGTCGGCGACCGCACGGGCCTCGAACTGATCCGCACGCTCCAGCAGAAGATCGTCTCGCTCCAGCAGGAGGACCACAAGGAGACCGGCGACTACGAGTCCCGCCTGAAGGTCTACCAGGAGTGCACGGTCACGAGGGTCCTCAAGGACGGGAGCCGCGTCTCCGGGGTCTTCGCCTACGACCGCGAGACCGGCCGTTTCTTCGTCCTCGAAGCCCCGGCCGTCGTGATCGCGACCGGTGGCATCGGAAAGTCCTTCAAGGTGACGTCGAACTCGTGGGAGTACACCGGCGACGGCCACGCGCTGGCGCTGCTCGCCGGCGCGCCCCTGCTGAACATGGAGTTCGTGCAGTTCCACCCGACCGGCATGGTCTGGCCGCCGTCGGTGAAGGGCATCCTCGTCACCGAGTCGGTGCGCGGTGACGGCGGGGTGCTCAGGAACTCCGAGGGCAAGCGGTTCATGTTCGACTACATCCCCGACGTCTTCAAGGAGAAGTACGCCCAGTCGGAGGAGGAGGGCGACCGCTGGTACGAGGACCCGGACAACAACCGGCGCCCGCCCGAGCTGCTCCCCCGCGACGAGGTGGCCCGCGCGATCAACTCCGAGGTGAAGGCCGGCCGGGGCTCCCCGCACGGCGGGGTCTTCCTCGACGTCTCGACGCGGATGCCCGCCGAGGTCATCCGGCGCCGGCTGCCGTCCATGTACCACCAGTTCAAGGAGCTGGCCGACGTCGACATCACGGCCGAGCCGATGGAGGTCGGGCCGACCTGTCACTACGTGATGGGCGGTATCGCGGTCGAGTCGGACACGGCGGCGGCGCGCGGGGTGCCGGGACTGTTCGCGGCCGGTGAGGTGGCCGGCGGCATGCACGGCTCGAACCGGCTCGGCGGCAACTCCCTCTCCGACCTGCTGGTGTTCGGACGCCGGGCGGGCTGGCACGCGGCCGAGTACGCGACCGGGCTCGCGGCGGACCGCCCTCCCGTGGACGAGGTCCAGGTCGACGCGGCGGCGGCCGAGGCGCTGCGGCCGTTCTCGGCCGAGGGCGCGGAGCCCGCCGTAGGCCCTCCGGAGAACCCGTACACCCTGCACCAGGAGCTCCAGCAGGCGATGAACGACCTGGTCGGCATCATCCGCCGCGAGGGCGAGATGGAGCAGGCCCTGGAGAAACTGGGGGATCTTCGGGTACGGGCCCGGCGGGCCGGGGTCGAGGGGCACCGGCAGTTCAACCCGGGCTGGCACCTCGCGCTGGACCTCAGGAACATGCTGCTGGTCAGCGAGTGCGTGGCGCGGGCCGCGCTGGAGCGGACCGAGTCGCGCGGCGGCCACACCCGCGAGGACCATCCGGCGATGGACCGCGAGTGGCGCCGGATCAACCTGCTGTGCCAACTGACCGATCCCACGGGCGGGTTGGCGGCGACCGACCCCGTCCGGGGCCAGATCGACCTCACCCGCGAGACCACCGACCCCATCCGCGCCGACCTGCTCGCCCTCTTCGACAAGGAGGAGCTGGTCAAGTACCTCGCCGAAGAGGAGTTGTACGAATGA
- a CDS encoding succinate dehydrogenase/fumarate reductase iron-sulfur subunit, whose amino-acid sequence MSGYTAHFKVWRGDVKGGDLEDFKVEVNDGEVVLDIIHRLQATQAPDLAVRWNCKAGKCGSCSAEINGRPRLMCMTRMSVFTQDETITVTPLRAFPVVRDLVTNVGFNYQKAREVPAFVPPSDLGPGEYRMMQEDVDRSQEFRKCIECFLCQDTCHVVRDHEENKTAFAGPRFLMRVAELDMHPLDAAEESGLDRKKTAQDEHGLGYCNITKCCTEVCPEGIKITDNALIPLKERAVDRKYDPLVWLGSKIRRRPS is encoded by the coding sequence ATGAGCGGCTACACGGCCCACTTCAAGGTGTGGCGGGGCGATGTGAAGGGCGGGGACCTGGAGGACTTCAAGGTCGAGGTCAACGACGGCGAAGTGGTGCTGGACATCATCCACCGCCTCCAGGCCACCCAGGCGCCCGATCTCGCCGTCCGCTGGAACTGCAAGGCGGGCAAGTGCGGTTCCTGCTCCGCGGAGATCAACGGGCGGCCCCGGCTGATGTGCATGACCCGCATGTCGGTGTTCACCCAGGACGAGACGATCACGGTCACCCCGCTGCGGGCCTTTCCCGTCGTCCGGGACCTGGTCACGAACGTCGGCTTCAACTACCAGAAGGCGCGCGAGGTCCCGGCGTTCGTGCCACCGTCGGACCTCGGGCCGGGCGAGTACCGGATGATGCAGGAGGACGTGGACCGCTCGCAGGAGTTCCGCAAGTGCATCGAGTGCTTCCTGTGCCAGGACACCTGCCATGTCGTCCGCGACCACGAGGAGAACAAGACGGCGTTCGCGGGCCCGCGCTTCTTGATGCGGGTCGCCGAACTCGACATGCACCCGCTGGACGCGGCCGAGGAGTCCGGCCTGGACCGCAAGAAGACGGCCCAGGACGAGCACGGTCTCGGCTACTGCAACATCACCAAGTGCTGCACGGAGGTCTGCCCCGAGGGCATCAAGATCACGGACAACGCGCTGATCCCGCTGAAGGAACGGGCCGTCGACCGCAAGTACGACCCGCTGGTGTGGCTGGGATCGAAGATCAGGAGGAGGCCTTCCTAG
- a CDS encoding phosphotransferase — translation MTTTRRHLTRDDLAPLARAATGRALTGVTRLRGGSRKGVYRLALDDGATVVAYVWSPDEDYWDAGPSDPRDPFSAGTGPDVFTAAHDRLVAAGVRTPRLLYADTTMDAVVVEDMRGGSLEEALERDPVAGRAALELLAAELGTLHAQEGPGLGKVGLVDNGGTSSSGSAARRITEGALRHIEQAAVRDERIAAVREELEETVRRLAAAVRPRARHTLVHGELGADHVLLDDRGRPALIDVEGLMYFDVEWEHVFLRIRFGPRHYDALRAPGLDEDRMRLYRLAMHVSLVAGPLRLIEGDFPNPDGMREIAESNLVRVLELMGR, via the coding sequence ATGACCACCACCCGCAGGCACCTCACCCGCGACGACCTCGCCCCCCTCGCCCGCGCCGCGACCGGCCGCGCCCTCACCGGCGTCACCCGGCTCCGCGGTGGCAGCAGGAAGGGTGTCTACCGGCTCGCCCTCGACGACGGCGCGACGGTCGTCGCCTACGTCTGGTCGCCGGACGAGGACTACTGGGACGCAGGCCCCTCCGACCCCCGCGACCCCTTCTCCGCGGGGACCGGTCCCGACGTGTTCACGGCCGCCCACGACCGGCTGGTCGCGGCCGGCGTGCGCACCCCCCGCCTCCTGTACGCCGACACCACCATGGACGCCGTGGTCGTCGAGGACATGCGGGGCGGCAGTCTGGAGGAGGCCCTGGAGCGGGACCCGGTCGCCGGTCGCGCCGCGCTGGAACTGCTGGCCGCCGAACTCGGGACCCTGCACGCGCAGGAGGGCCCCGGACTCGGCAAGGTCGGCCTCGTCGACAACGGCGGTACCTCGTCGTCGGGTTCGGCCGCCCGCCGTATCACCGAGGGCGCCCTGCGCCACATCGAGCAGGCCGCCGTACGGGACGAACGGATCGCCGCCGTACGGGAGGAGCTCGAGGAGACCGTACGCCGGCTCGCCGCAGCCGTCCGGCCCCGCGCCCGGCACACCCTCGTCCACGGCGAACTCGGCGCCGACCACGTCCTGTTGGACGACCGGGGCAGGCCCGCCCTCATCGACGTCGAAGGGCTCATGTACTTCGACGTCGAGTGGGAGCACGTATTCCTGCGCATCCGCTTCGGACCGCGGCACTACGACGCCCTGCGCGCTCCCGGCCTCGACGAGGACCGGATGCGCCTCTACCGCCTCGCCATGCACGTGTCCCTGGTCGCCGGCCCCCTCCGCCTGATCGAGGGCGACTTCCCCAACCCGGACGGGATGCGGGAGATCGCGGAATCCAACCTGGTCAGGGTGCTGGAGCTCATGGGACGATGA
- a CDS encoding glycosyl hydrolase family 18 protein: MSEVRDVQVDGGGDGEAEKEAPAPKRGRRRRLRRGLIALALVVLLPFLGVAVALRLNYAGDPADGTRTRGKDAIWLGHAWVDGRKTDADVTALARRLRDTGIRDLYVHAGPLEHDGTLPRSAYPRARWLIGAVHKAAPGIRVQAWLGDKLATESPDGLRLTDKDTRAAVVRSTRQILDTGFDGAHFDLEPLHSGDENYLDLLDALHRVTRAHGVPLSVAAHQIDPLPALHSVAGTLTGHPKWWSQAYFGQVARRVDQIAVMSYDTATPLESLYGGYVAQQTSLALEVTPESTDLLMGLPFYQENNFAHWSFAETVPAAVRGVRLGLSRTDADRANFGVALYVDFAATEADWTAYEQDWVH; the protein is encoded by the coding sequence ATGTCAGAGGTGCGGGACGTACAGGTCGACGGGGGCGGGGACGGCGAGGCGGAGAAGGAGGCACCGGCGCCGAAGCGGGGACGCCGCCGCCGGCTCCGCCGGGGCCTGATCGCGCTCGCGCTCGTCGTCCTCCTTCCCTTCCTCGGCGTCGCCGTCGCCCTGCGTCTCAACTACGCCGGCGACCCCGCGGACGGCACCCGCACCCGGGGCAAGGACGCGATCTGGCTCGGGCACGCCTGGGTGGACGGCCGCAAGACCGACGCCGACGTCACCGCCCTGGCCCGGCGCCTGCGGGACACCGGGATCCGGGACCTGTACGTCCACGCGGGGCCCCTGGAACACGACGGGACACTGCCCCGGTCGGCGTACCCGAGGGCGCGGTGGCTGATCGGCGCCGTGCACAAGGCGGCCCCCGGCATCCGTGTGCAGGCCTGGCTCGGCGACAAGCTCGCCACCGAGAGCCCGGACGGACTGCGCCTCACCGACAAGGACACCCGTGCCGCCGTCGTACGGTCCACCCGTCAGATCCTCGACACCGGGTTCGACGGCGCTCACTTCGACCTGGAGCCCCTGCACTCCGGCGACGAGAACTATCTCGACCTCCTCGACGCCCTCCACCGGGTCACCCGCGCCCACGGTGTGCCCCTGTCCGTCGCCGCCCACCAGATCGATCCGCTGCCCGCACTGCACTCCGTCGCGGGCACGCTCACCGGGCACCCCAAATGGTGGTCGCAGGCGTACTTCGGCCAGGTCGCGCGCCGGGTCGACCAGATCGCGGTGATGTCGTACGACACGGCCACGCCCCTGGAGAGCCTGTACGGCGGCTATGTCGCCCAGCAGACCTCGCTGGCCCTTGAGGTCACCCCCGAGTCCACCGACCTGCTGATGGGCCTGCCCTTCTACCAGGAGAACAACTTCGCCCACTGGTCCTTCGCCGAGACCGTCCCCGCGGCCGTCCGCGGCGTCCGCCTCGGTCTCTCCCGCACCGACGCGGACCGCGCGAACTTCGGCGTGGCGCTGTACGTCGACTTCGCGGCCACGGAGGCGGACTGGACGGCGTACGAGCAGGACTGGGTCCACTAG
- a CDS encoding SpoIIE family protein phosphatase, with product MSEIPAKATESKDPLDGARAEAADDAVAHVRPGEPPSGDAMWQSSPPGSIYDYIKVASFSIGPDGLVEQWSLRAEQLFGIPAQHAVGMDPIEAFIDPDLRAQGQRKMAEILDGREWTGVVPFRVPPSAADGECGREGLAEVYVMPTRTEEGEKAAVCIVVDVRTLRSIETDLAASQAIFGQSPFGFVLIDPDLRVRRVNYRFASLFGGSPDDHRGKGVHDYLPRPEAERVTATLRRVLETGDSITDMHVTGFLPGSDERRHWSINLYRVRSGSGRPIGIAWLGTDITARRAAAREAAAARRNLALLNEAGARIGNSLDLETTARELLDVVVPGFCDLATVDLYQGLLAGDETPPGLADGSAELRRVAFASAVSDAPFIGSGDPVSVGAVHHYPFNSPCADALRTARPQYIPAEEGGLVQSTLAVPMVAHDTVVGLAQFARTKGSEPFGDRDRDLAVELAARAAVCIDNARLYRREHERALILQRSLLPPGDPVASGLDIACRYLPGNSSADRPSEVGGDWFDVIELPGHRTALVVGDVMGRGLRAAVAMGELRSAVRTLALLDLEPAEVLSALDEIARGLGAPGGVQQATRAARRPREADLSEVYLATCVYAVYDSVTRRCTFANAGHLPPVLVEPGEDALMLDVPPGMPLGVGGEPFEEVEVELPEGALLALYTDGLVESRDHPLDEGLQAFVGALTDPSAPLEDVCDHVLNTLDTHHGEDDIALLMARVQGLPVDSVGDWTLPREPRSVGRAREYARGQLLSWDLEPLVDTTELLVSELVTNALRYGEGDIRLRLLLDRTLVCEVWDSGLVQPRRRRARDTDEGGRGLQLVGLLSAAWGSRRTPRGKTVWFELPLPDGKNGMVDPAEALLSLF from the coding sequence GTGAGCGAGATACCAGCGAAGGCCACGGAGTCGAAGGACCCGTTGGACGGCGCGAGGGCGGAGGCCGCGGATGATGCCGTGGCGCATGTCCGTCCCGGCGAGCCGCCGTCCGGTGACGCCATGTGGCAGAGCAGCCCGCCCGGCTCGATCTACGACTACATCAAGGTCGCGTCCTTCTCCATAGGCCCCGACGGTCTGGTCGAGCAGTGGAGCCTGCGCGCCGAGCAGCTCTTCGGCATCCCCGCCCAGCACGCCGTCGGCATGGACCCCATCGAGGCCTTCATCGACCCGGACCTGCGCGCGCAGGGCCAGCGCAAGATGGCGGAGATCCTGGACGGCCGCGAATGGACCGGTGTGGTGCCCTTCCGGGTGCCCCCGTCGGCGGCCGACGGCGAGTGCGGCCGGGAGGGCCTCGCCGAGGTCTATGTGATGCCGACGCGGACCGAGGAGGGCGAGAAGGCCGCCGTCTGCATCGTCGTCGACGTGCGCACACTGCGCAGCATCGAGACCGACCTCGCCGCCTCGCAGGCGATTTTCGGTCAATCTCCCTTCGGATTCGTGCTGATCGACCCCGACCTGAGGGTTCGCCGCGTCAACTACCGTTTCGCATCCCTCTTCGGCGGCAGCCCGGACGACCACCGGGGCAAGGGCGTCCACGACTATCTGCCGCGCCCCGAGGCCGAGCGGGTCACCGCGACCCTGCGCCGGGTCCTGGAGACCGGCGACTCCATCACCGACATGCACGTCACGGGCTTTCTGCCGGGCTCCGACGAGCGCCGCCACTGGTCCATCAACCTGTACCGGGTGCGCAGCGGATCCGGCCGGCCCATCGGCATCGCCTGGCTCGGAACCGACATCACCGCCCGCCGCGCCGCCGCCCGCGAAGCAGCCGCCGCCCGACGCAATCTCGCCCTCCTGAACGAGGCCGGCGCCCGCATAGGCAACTCCCTCGACCTGGAGACCACGGCCCGCGAACTCCTCGACGTCGTCGTCCCCGGCTTCTGCGACCTGGCCACCGTCGACCTCTACCAGGGCCTCCTGGCCGGCGACGAGACCCCGCCGGGCCTCGCCGACGGCAGCGCGGAACTGCGCCGGGTCGCCTTCGCCAGTGCGGTCTCCGACGCCCCCTTCATCGGCTCCGGCGACCCCGTCTCGGTCGGCGCCGTCCACCACTACCCCTTCAACTCGCCCTGCGCGGACGCCCTGCGCACCGCGCGCCCGCAGTACATCCCGGCCGAGGAGGGCGGCCTCGTGCAGTCCACGCTCGCCGTGCCGATGGTCGCCCACGACACCGTCGTAGGCCTCGCGCAGTTCGCCCGGACCAAGGGCAGCGAGCCGTTCGGGGACCGGGACCGGGATCTCGCGGTGGAGCTGGCGGCGCGGGCGGCGGTCTGTATCGACAACGCTCGCCTGTACCGGCGGGAGCACGAAAGGGCGCTGATACTGCAGCGGTCCCTGCTGCCCCCCGGCGACCCGGTCGCCTCCGGTCTGGACATCGCCTGCCGCTATCTGCCCGGCAACTCCTCCGCGGACCGGCCCAGCGAGGTCGGCGGTGACTGGTTCGACGTCATCGAACTGCCGGGACACCGCACGGCGTTGGTGGTCGGTGACGTGATGGGCCGTGGCCTGCGGGCGGCGGTGGCGATGGGGGAACTGCGGTCCGCCGTGCGGACACTGGCCCTTCTGGACCTCGAACCGGCGGAGGTGCTCAGCGCGTTGGACGAGATCGCCCGCGGTCTCGGCGCGCCCGGCGGTGTCCAGCAGGCCACCCGAGCGGCCCGCCGCCCCCGGGAGGCGGACCTGTCCGAGGTGTACCTGGCGACCTGCGTCTACGCCGTCTACGACTCGGTGACCCGCCGCTGCACCTTCGCCAACGCGGGGCACCTCCCGCCCGTCCTGGTGGAACCCGGCGAGGACGCGCTGATGCTCGACGTGCCGCCCGGCATGCCGCTCGGCGTCGGGGGCGAGCCCTTCGAGGAGGTCGAGGTCGAACTACCCGAAGGCGCCCTGCTCGCGCTCTACACGGATGGACTGGTCGAAAGCCGCGATCACCCCCTCGACGAAGGCCTCCAGGCCTTCGTCGGAGCGCTCACCGACCCCTCTGCCCCCCTGGAGGACGTCTGCGACCACGTCCTCAACACCCTCGACACCCACCACGGCGAGGACGACATCGCGCTGCTGATGGCACGTGTCCAGGGCCTGCCCGTCGACTCGGTCGGCGACTGGACCCTGCCGCGCGAGCCCCGCAGCGTGGGCCGGGCCCGGGAGTACGCACGCGGCCAGCTGCTGAGCTGGGACCTGGAACCCCTGGTCGACACCACGGAACTCCTGGTCAGCGAGCTCGTCACCAACGCCCTGCGGTACGGCGAGGGTGACATCCGGCTACGGCTCCTGCTGGACCGCACCCTGGTCTGCGAGGTCTGGGACTCCGGACTCGTCCAGCCGCGCCGCCGTCGCGCCCGCGACACCGACGAGGGCGGCCGGGGCCTGCAACTGGTCGGCCTCCTCAGCGCGGCCTGGGGCTCCCGCCGTACGCCGCGCGGCAAGACCGTGTGGTTCGAACTGCCGTTGCCCGACGGGAAGAACGGCATGGTGGACCCGGCGGAGGCGTTGCTCAGCCTGTTCTGA
- a CDS encoding ATP-binding protein, with protein MIGVIDTEGDCAAWTFPADPGAVRAARTAVRNRLAAWNLDGLADIAALLVSELVTNALRHATGPIGVRLVRPEAVDGVLLVEVSDPLPDPPRERIAALDDESGRGLQLVAHAARRWGTRPGVTGKTVWFELSVTG; from the coding sequence GTGATCGGCGTGATCGACACCGAAGGCGACTGCGCCGCGTGGACGTTCCCGGCGGATCCGGGCGCCGTACGCGCTGCCCGGACGGCTGTCCGGAACCGGCTGGCCGCCTGGAATCTCGACGGCCTCGCCGACATCGCCGCCCTCCTGGTCAGTGAGCTGGTGACCAACGCCCTGCGGCACGCCACCGGCCCCATCGGCGTTCGCCTGGTCCGCCCCGAGGCCGTCGACGGTGTCCTCCTGGTCGAGGTCTCCGACCCGCTGCCCGACCCGCCCCGCGAACGCATCGCCGCCCTCGATGACGAGAGCGGCCGCGGTCTGCAACTGGTCGCCCACGCGGCCCGCCGCTGGGGCACCCGTCCCGGCGTGACGGGCAAGACGGTCTGGTTCGAACTCTCGGTGACGGGATGA
- a CDS encoding (deoxy)nucleoside triphosphate pyrophosphohydrolase, protein MTERIVVVAAALYDGDRLLAARRSAPPVLAGRWELPGGKVEEGESPEAALVRELREELGVEVEIAARIPGEWPLKSPYVLHAWTARLVPTSPDPKPLQDHDELRWLAPDEIWDVNWLDQDVEAIRSLETLRGPGS, encoded by the coding sequence ATGACGGAACGGATCGTGGTGGTGGCGGCCGCCCTGTACGACGGCGACCGCCTCCTCGCAGCCCGCCGCAGCGCACCTCCTGTTCTGGCCGGCCGTTGGGAACTGCCCGGAGGCAAGGTGGAGGAGGGGGAGTCGCCCGAGGCGGCCCTCGTGCGCGAGCTCCGGGAGGAGCTGGGCGTAGAGGTGGAGATCGCGGCGCGCATCCCCGGCGAGTGGCCCCTCAAGTCGCCGTACGTCCTCCATGCATGGACGGCCCGCCTCGTCCCGACCTCCCCGGATCCCAAGCCTTTGCAGGATCACGACGAACTGCGCTGGCTCGCCCCGGACGAGATCTGGGACGTGAACTGGCTCGACCAGGACGTGGAAGCGATCCGCTCACTGGAGACGCTCAGGGGCCCGGGCTCCTAG
- a CDS encoding SPOR domain-containing protein: MNDGTITLPWLVIRQDDNGNRYRVGRYATRAEAQKIADSLDARGHKQLYWVERISQNGASSAD; the protein is encoded by the coding sequence ATGAACGACGGCACGATCACTCTTCCCTGGCTCGTCATACGACAGGACGACAACGGCAATCGCTACCGCGTGGGCAGGTACGCGACCCGGGCGGAGGCCCAGAAGATCGCCGACAGCCTCGACGCCCGCGGCCACAAGCAGCTCTACTGGGTCGAGCGCATCAGCCAGAACGGCGCGAGTTCGGCCGACTGA
- a CDS encoding GntR family transcriptional regulator translates to MTFGEQPAYLRVAGDLRKKIVDGSLPPHTRLPSQARIREEYGVSDTVALEARKVLMAEGLVEGRSGSGTYVREQPVPRRIARSGYRPASGATPFRQEQADGEGRGTWESSSAQTEASGAIAERLDIRPGDRVMCTKYVFREAGEPIMLSTSWEPLAVTGRTPVMLPEEGPLGGMGVVERMAAIDVVVDNVTEEVGARPGLAEELLALGGVPGHVVLVVHRTYYASGRPVETADVVIPADRYQVAYHLPVK, encoded by the coding sequence GTGACATTCGGTGAGCAGCCGGCGTACCTGCGTGTCGCGGGTGATCTCCGCAAGAAGATCGTCGACGGTTCGCTGCCACCGCACACCCGCCTGCCGTCCCAGGCCAGGATCCGCGAGGAGTACGGCGTCTCGGACACCGTCGCGCTGGAGGCCCGCAAAGTATTGATGGCCGAGGGCCTGGTCGAGGGCCGCTCCGGCTCCGGGACGTACGTCCGGGAGCAGCCCGTGCCCCGCCGTATCGCCCGCTCCGGCTACCGCCCGGCCTCCGGCGCCACGCCCTTCCGGCAGGAGCAGGCCGACGGGGAGGGGCGCGGCACCTGGGAGTCCAGCAGCGCGCAGACCGAGGCGTCGGGCGCCATCGCCGAGCGGCTCGACATCCGGCCCGGCGACCGCGTGATGTGCACGAAGTACGTCTTCCGGGAGGCCGGTGAGCCGATCATGCTCTCCACCTCCTGGGAGCCCCTCGCGGTCACCGGCCGCACTCCCGTGATGCTCCCCGAGGAGGGCCCCCTCGGCGGCATGGGCGTGGTCGAGCGCATGGCCGCCATCGACGTCGTCGTGGACAACGTCACCGAGGAGGTGGGCGCCCGTCCCGGCCTGGCCGAGGAACTGCTCGCCCTGGGCGGCGTCCCCGGCCATGTAGTCCTCGTGGTCCACCGCACCTACTACGCCTCGGGCCGCCCGGTGGAGACGGCCGACGTGGTCATTCCGGCCGACCGCTACCAGGTCGCGTACCACCTCCCGGTGAAGTAG
- a CDS encoding DUF4190 domain-containing protein, which translates to MSIPPPPGPHQPDPARGPSPAPDPFGPPPQGQQPYGQQPYGQQPYGQPYGQPYGPPYQTWGQGYSPYARPSSVNGLAVASLVLGVLCCFPAVGLVLGVIALVQIKKKGQSGKALAITGSILSSLGLALWVTVLATGGLSDAWDEFKKGASEGTTFSVVKGQCFDAPGESLEGLTYDVDQVPCAGEHDGEVFGEFKMTGGDAFPGDRAVSDAADEKCYPLQDAYVMDTWSLPGDVDVYYFGPTRQSWRLGDREVSCIFGNTDEKATLTGSLRADETTLDTYQITLLKSLNAMDTVLWEEPEDYPEDDLPGYRKWSRDVHDSLNKQIKALRAQSWPAGADKPVAALVKDMEDARDEWAKAVTAAEDDDVDTFYLHYDKGYAYVDGPSTVTARKALGLATKRPTYDEEGDDGSGEPSGGELNV; encoded by the coding sequence GTGTCCATACCCCCGCCCCCTGGGCCCCACCAGCCCGACCCCGCCCGGGGGCCGTCCCCCGCCCCGGACCCGTTCGGGCCGCCGCCGCAGGGACAACAGCCGTATGGGCAGCAGCCGTACGGGCAGCAGCCGTACGGACAGCCGTACGGGCAACCCTATGGCCCGCCGTACCAGACCTGGGGACAGGGCTACAGCCCCTACGCCCGCCCGTCGTCGGTCAACGGTCTCGCCGTCGCCTCCCTGGTGCTCGGCGTCCTGTGCTGCTTCCCGGCGGTGGGACTGGTGCTGGGTGTGATCGCGCTGGTGCAGATCAAGAAGAAGGGTCAGTCCGGCAAGGCCCTGGCGATCACGGGGTCGATCCTGTCGTCGCTCGGACTCGCCCTGTGGGTGACGGTGCTCGCCACCGGCGGGCTCTCCGACGCCTGGGACGAGTTCAAGAAGGGCGCGAGCGAGGGCACGACCTTCTCGGTGGTGAAGGGCCAGTGCTTCGATGCGCCGGGGGAGTCCCTCGAAGGCCTCACCTACGACGTCGATCAGGTGCCCTGCGCGGGTGAGCACGACGGCGAGGTGTTCGGCGAGTTCAAGATGACCGGCGGCGACGCCTTCCCGGGGGACCGCGCGGTCTCCGACGCCGCCGACGAGAAGTGCTACCCCCTCCAGGACGCCTACGTCATGGACACCTGGTCGCTCCCCGGCGACGTCGACGTGTACTACTTCGGCCCCACCCGGCAGAGCTGGCGCCTCGGCGACCGAGAGGTCAGCTGCATCTTCGGCAACACCGACGAGAAGGCCACCCTGACCGGCTCGCTGCGTGCCGACGAGACCACCCTCGACACGTACCAGATCACCCTCCTGAAGTCCCTCAACGCCATGGACACCGTGCTGTGGGAGGAGCCCGAGGACTACCCCGAGGACGACCTGCCCGGCTATCGGAAGTGGTCGCGGGACGTCCACGACAGCCTCAACAAGCAGATCAAGGCCCTGCGCGCGCAGTCCTGGCCCGCCGGTGCCGACAAGCCGGTCGCGGCCCTCGTGAAGGACATGGAGGACGCGCGCGACGAGTGGGCGAAGGCGGTCACCGCGGCCGAGGACGACGACGTGGACACCTTCTACCTCCACTACGACAAGGGCTACGCGTACGTCGACGGCCCCAGCACGGTCACCGCACGCAAGGCTCTGGGGCTCGCCACCAAGCGGCCGACGTACGACGAGGAGGGTGACGACGGCAGCGGTGAGCCGAGTGGCGGCGAACTCAATGTGTGA